A genomic segment from Nonomuraea helvata encodes:
- a CDS encoding GNAT family N-acetyltransferase — protein sequence MPEFIDPIGTLRTSFLAAAAEFRADPDYPVPWYIDDVDPQALVDPAAFEAYTARVVDERNSWGVRPGFVPMTTLWWVDREEFLGRLAIRHRLTPALEKFGGHIGYDVRPSARRQGHATAMLAAALPIARSLGISQALVMCDKTNIASQRVIEANGGRLLDITEQKRRYWVPTTRS from the coding sequence ATGCCAGAGTTCATCGATCCGATCGGCACGTTGCGGACGTCGTTTCTGGCCGCGGCGGCCGAGTTCCGTGCTGACCCTGACTATCCGGTTCCGTGGTACATCGACGATGTCGACCCGCAGGCTCTGGTGGACCCGGCGGCCTTCGAGGCGTACACCGCGCGAGTGGTCGACGAGCGGAACTCATGGGGTGTACGCCCCGGATTCGTGCCGATGACCACCCTATGGTGGGTCGACCGCGAGGAATTCCTGGGAAGATTGGCCATCCGTCACCGGCTCACCCCGGCACTGGAGAAGTTCGGCGGCCACATCGGCTATGACGTCCGCCCCAGCGCACGCCGCCAGGGTCACGCGACGGCTATGCTCGCCGCGGCGCTGCCGATCGCCCGATCTTTAGGCATCTCTCAGGCTTTGGTCATGTGCGACAAGACGAATATCGCCTCTCAACGGGTCATCGAAGCCAACGGCGGACGGCTGCTCGACATCACCGAGCAGAAGCGTCGCTACTGGGTCCCGACCACGAGGTCTTGA
- a CDS encoding cation:proton antiporter: MTPIAPPPAPHALLLLLLQIGVLLLLALVLGRVAVRFRLPPLVGELSAGVLLGPSLFAHVAPGLESWLFPRQAEQFHLLDGVGQLGVLLLVGITGAHLDTKLIRRQGATAAKVSGFGLVIPLVSGIGMGLLLPATLTAGKDQTVFALFLGVAMCVSAIPVIAKVLLDMNLMHRNIGQLTLTAGMVDDVFGWLMLSIVSAMATSGLSAGSVGLSLGYVAGVLILAFVLGRPLARAAFRLASRSREEMPTIATTVVLILLAAAGTHALGLEAVFGAFVMGLVISAHGRPDRAKLAPLRTVVVGVLAPIFFATAGLRMDLTALTRPDVLGFAVLILAVAIVGKFAGAYLGARTSRLGNWEALALGAGMNARGVVEVIVATVGLRLGVISTDVFTIIILVAVVTSVIAPPILRVAMARLETTTEEDERRQAHFEPALERVA, encoded by the coding sequence ATGACGCCCATCGCCCCGCCGCCGGCGCCACACGCGCTGCTCCTTCTTCTGCTGCAAATAGGCGTGCTGCTGCTGCTGGCTCTCGTGCTCGGCCGGGTGGCGGTGAGATTCCGCCTGCCGCCTCTGGTAGGTGAGCTGAGTGCTGGAGTGTTACTCGGCCCCTCGCTGTTCGCCCACGTCGCGCCCGGGCTGGAGTCCTGGCTGTTCCCGCGCCAGGCCGAGCAGTTCCACCTGCTGGACGGCGTCGGCCAGCTTGGCGTGCTGCTGCTCGTCGGCATCACCGGCGCCCATCTGGACACCAAGCTGATCCGCCGCCAGGGCGCCACCGCCGCCAAGGTCAGCGGGTTCGGCCTGGTGATACCGCTCGTCTCTGGTATCGGGATGGGGCTGCTGCTGCCCGCCACGCTGACCGCCGGCAAGGACCAGACCGTCTTCGCGTTGTTCCTGGGTGTGGCCATGTGCGTGAGCGCCATCCCGGTGATCGCCAAGGTCCTCCTCGACATGAACCTCATGCACCGCAACATCGGGCAGCTCACGCTGACCGCGGGCATGGTCGACGACGTGTTCGGCTGGCTGATGCTCTCGATCGTCTCGGCCATGGCCACCAGCGGGTTGAGCGCCGGCTCCGTCGGCCTGTCGCTGGGCTACGTCGCCGGGGTGCTGATCCTGGCGTTCGTGCTGGGCCGCCCGCTCGCCCGCGCCGCCTTCCGGCTGGCCTCCCGTTCGCGCGAGGAGATGCCGACCATCGCCACGACTGTCGTGCTGATCCTGCTGGCCGCGGCCGGCACGCACGCCCTCGGCCTGGAGGCGGTCTTCGGCGCGTTCGTCATGGGCCTGGTGATCAGCGCGCACGGCAGGCCGGACCGGGCCAAGCTCGCCCCGCTGCGGACGGTCGTCGTCGGGGTGCTGGCCCCGATCTTCTTCGCCACCGCCGGGTTGCGCATGGACCTGACGGCGCTGACCAGGCCGGACGTGCTGGGCTTCGCCGTACTCATCCTGGCCGTGGCCATCGTCGGCAAGTTCGCCGGCGCCTACCTCGGGGCCCGCACGAGCAGGCTGGGCAACTGGGAGGCGCTGGCCCTGGGCGCGGGCATGAACGCGCGCGGCGTCGTCGAGGTCATCGTCGCCACGGTGGGCCTGCGGCTGGGCGTGATCAGCACCGATGTGTTCACCATCATTATCCTGGTGGCCGTGGTCACCTCGGTCATCGCGCCGCCGATCCTGCGGGTGGCGATGGCCAGGCTGGAGACCACCACCGAAGAGGACGAGCGCAGGCAAGCCCACTTCGAGCCCGCACTGGAGCGGGTCGCATGA
- a CDS encoding pyridoxal phosphate-dependent decarboxylase family protein: MTGLDLRRWLGCAVDTVEAWEAEFGPFAAHPSHQLGEAEFGAAFADLGKRLRDNYPFFHPRYIGQMVKPPHPAAVVGYVTAMQLNPNNHAREGGPATADLEREVMEALAAMFGLERHLGHLTTSGTMGNLEALFVAREIHPDRDIAYSADSHFTHARMCHVLGVRGHAVRADARGRMDMEALESLLRTGRVGTVVVTAGTTGTGAVDPVHEALALARRYGARVHVDAAYGGFHVLLAEEGLFDPRPWRAIAACDSVVVDPHKHGLQPYGCGAVLFADPAVARHFLHDSPYTYFTPSDLHLGEISLECSRAGAAAAALWLTLRLLPATREGLGRVLLPGVLAAREWAGMLEASPYLSLYQPPELDIVTYFPTEATLGGVDAASARVLTDGMAGPDPVYVSALRVEAPAFTARHPALAADAPGARILRSVLIKPETGDHLWHLHHRLEELAAGRTSR; encoded by the coding sequence ATGACGGGGCTGGACCTGCGCCGCTGGCTGGGGTGCGCGGTCGACACGGTCGAGGCGTGGGAAGCGGAGTTCGGTCCGTTCGCCGCGCACCCCTCCCACCAGCTCGGCGAGGCGGAGTTCGGCGCCGCCTTCGCCGACCTGGGCAAGCGCCTGCGCGACAACTACCCCTTCTTCCACCCCCGCTACATCGGGCAGATGGTCAAGCCGCCGCACCCCGCCGCGGTGGTCGGCTACGTCACCGCGATGCAGCTCAACCCCAACAACCACGCACGGGAGGGCGGCCCGGCCACCGCCGATCTGGAGCGGGAGGTGATGGAGGCGCTGGCTGCGATGTTCGGCCTGGAACGCCACCTCGGGCACCTGACCACCAGCGGCACCATGGGCAATCTGGAGGCGCTGTTCGTGGCGCGCGAGATCCACCCGGACCGCGACATCGCCTACAGCGCCGACAGCCACTTCACCCACGCCCGCATGTGCCACGTCCTGGGCGTGCGGGGCCACGCGGTCCGGGCCGACGCGCGCGGCCGGATGGACATGGAGGCGCTGGAGAGCCTGCTGCGCACCGGGCGCGTCGGTACCGTGGTCGTCACCGCCGGCACCACGGGAACCGGCGCGGTGGACCCTGTCCACGAGGCGCTCGCCCTGGCCCGCCGGTACGGCGCGCGGGTGCACGTGGACGCCGCCTATGGCGGTTTCCACGTGCTGCTGGCAGAGGAGGGGCTGTTCGACCCGCGTCCCTGGCGGGCCATCGCCGCCTGCGACTCGGTCGTGGTCGACCCGCACAAGCACGGGCTCCAGCCCTATGGTTGCGGGGCCGTGCTGTTCGCCGACCCGGCGGTGGCGCGGCACTTCCTGCACGACTCGCCCTACACCTACTTCACGCCCTCCGACCTGCACCTGGGCGAGATCAGCCTGGAGTGCTCGCGGGCGGGCGCGGCGGCGGCCGCGCTCTGGCTGACCCTGCGGCTGCTGCCGGCAACCCGCGAGGGGCTCGGCCGGGTGCTGCTGCCGGGGGTGCTCGCGGCCAGGGAATGGGCCGGGATGCTGGAGGCCTCGCCGTACCTGAGCCTGTACCAGCCTCCCGAGCTGGACATCGTCACGTATTTCCCGACCGAGGCGACGCTCGGCGGTGTCGACGCCGCCTCTGCCCGGGTCCTCACCGACGGCATGGCGGGGCCCGACCCCGTCTACGTCAGCGCCCTGCGCGTCGAGGCCCCGGCGTTCACCGCGCGCCATCCCGCGCTGGCGGCCGATGCCCCCGGCGCCCGGATCCTGCGCAGCGTTCTGATCAAACCGGAGACAGGCGACCACCTCTGGCACCTGCACCACCGCCTGGAGGAGCTCGCCGCTGGAAGGACTTCCCGATGA
- a CDS encoding GNAT family N-acetyltransferase — protein MTLSSLAIRPATDADTEPLVSLLAEAFADDALTVWAFPDPVRRRQILPDFFRAFYDLALAQRGAYTTDDRQGVLLATPPGAADPGEGFARRLRAVAGEYADALMTIVDLQELYHPAGPPHLYLGFGAVTPERQRTGMASAMMRHLMEECDRDGTPAYLEASSAGGEAVARRFGFEPHGPLIHIPGGPRLRPMWRDPQ, from the coding sequence ATGACCCTGTCGAGCCTGGCCATCCGCCCGGCAACCGACGCCGACACCGAGCCACTGGTCTCGCTCCTGGCCGAGGCGTTCGCCGATGACGCGCTGACTGTGTGGGCCTTCCCCGATCCCGTACGGCGGCGCCAGATCCTGCCGGACTTCTTCCGCGCCTTCTACGACCTGGCGCTCGCCCAGCGGGGCGCCTACACCACCGATGACCGGCAGGGGGTGCTTCTGGCGACCCCACCAGGCGCCGCCGACCCGGGCGAGGGGTTCGCCCGGCGGCTGCGGGCCGTGGCAGGCGAGTACGCCGACGCGCTGATGACGATCGTCGACCTGCAGGAGCTCTACCACCCGGCCGGCCCGCCCCACCTCTACCTGGGCTTCGGCGCGGTGACGCCCGAGCGCCAGCGGACGGGCATGGCCAGCGCGATGATGCGGCACCTGATGGAGGAGTGCGACCGTGACGGGACGCCCGCCTACTTGGAGGCGAGCTCGGCGGGCGGCGAGGCGGTCGCGCGGCGGTTCGGCTTCGAGCCGCACGGACCCCTGATCCACATCCCCGGCGGGCCGCGGTTGCGGCCGATGTGGCGGGATCCGCAATGA
- a CDS encoding carboxyl transferase domain-containing protein — protein sequence MFGRVAIVNRGEAAMRLIHAVRDLSAETGERIETVALYTDADRNATFVRAADLAYPLGPASARPYLDHAVLERALVETGADAAWVGWGFVAEDPAFAELCEKIGVTFVGPSAEAMRRLGDKIGAKLIAEEVGVPVAPWSRGEVATLQEALRAGEEIGYPLMLKASAGGGGRGIRMVASAEDLAEAYERTSQEALRAFGSGVVFLERLVTGARHVEVQVIADGQGGVWALGVRDCSVQRRNQKIIEESASPVLGPEQTAELKASAGRLAVAVGYRGACTVEFLYHPGEKLLAFLEVNTRLQVEHPITEITTGTDLVRLQLHVAGGGRLVGPQPVEAGHAVEARLNAEDPDRDFAPAPGRIARLVLPAGPGIRVDTGVSEGDTIPADFDSMIAKIIAYGSDREQALGRLRRALADTTVIIEGGATNKSFVLDLLDQPEVIEAGADTGWIDRVRGEGRLVSHRHSAVALAAAAIEAYLDEEEVSRRRLLSTAYGGRPQVRHDPGRPLDLKLRGVGYRLSVARVGQQRFRVNVSGAAADVEVERFDAHSGQIVVNGHRYRLVSATHGPIHLIEVDGVTHRVSRDEGGVVRSPAPALVVAVPVSVGEEVQPGAAVLVLESMKMETVLRAPFRGRVRECPVTVGSQVETGAPLMRLEPLGDEVREEEIGGAVEVDLPAEPVGVSAGDRVERGLQDLRSLLLGFDVDPHDHKRVLSDYLAARAELGGPLLEGELELLTVFADLCELSRNRQRGGAATGGGHLHSAREYFHTYLQSLDIERAGLPETFQAKLAKALAHYGVTSLDRTPDLEAAVFRVFLAQQRASTDAGLIATLLREWLHMTPPGQNLRERAGLTLEGLLSATQVRFPIVSDLARGVVYTWFVQPLLRRDRARVYADVRKHLRHLDASPDAPDRAERIAEMVRSTEPLVRLLGQRLVRHELDNAVMLEVLTRRHYGNKALCAVRTRQAAGCTFVVAERAESCVASAAVSFDVLGRTLDGLAELAADAEVVDADIYLSWEGQPADFEAMAAALSEVVNAHPLPGQVRRLTAIVAGRDGAVMHHHFTFRPTGTGMAEDRLIRGLHPHLAQRMQIERLSKFDLTRLPSTDEEVYLFRCVAKENPADERLVAFTQLRDLTELRDQDGHLVALPAAEEAVTACVDSIRRAQSRQPSDRRLSVNRIVVYVWPPSRVRRDELEPIVRRVLPTTLGAGLVETEFIGRRRDPETGELTKIAVRIAQGAAGATELTIGEPSDEPIEPLDDYRHKVLRAARRGNIYPYELTAMLGDFVEHDLDEHGTLMPVERPKGKNAAGIVAGVVTTPTERHPEGVTRVLLLGDPTKSLGALSEPECARVIAAIDLAERMRVPLEWFALSAGARVSMTSGTENMDWVAAALKRIVTFTQGGGEINIVVAGIAVGAQPYWNAEATMLMHTKGILVMTPDSAMVLTGKQALDFSGGVSAEDNFGIGGYDRVMGPNGQAQYWAPNLAAARDVLMAHYDHTYVVPGESGPRRAPTADPTARDVCDFPHAIPGSDFATVGEIFSAEHNPDRKKPFDIRTVMRAVSDQDHPVLERWAGMADAETAAVQDAHIGGRPVCLIGIESRSVPRRGFPPTDGPDTYTAGTLFPRSSKKTARAINSASGNRPLVVLANLSGFDGSPESMRKLQLEYGAEIGRAIVNFEGPIVFCVISRYHGGAFVVFSKALNPNMTVLALEGSFASVLGGAPAAAAVFAGEVSNRTATDARVSDLQARVSAATGDERAVLGAQLAEVQAAVRAEKLGEVAAEFDRVHSIQRAVQVGSVDAIISAAELRPRIIEAIERGMAGGQPHLLDHLGGQPRPFAPERLGRPGS from the coding sequence ATGTTCGGTCGTGTCGCCATCGTCAATCGTGGAGAGGCCGCGATGCGGCTCATCCATGCCGTTCGGGATCTGTCGGCGGAGACCGGGGAGAGGATCGAGACGGTCGCGCTCTATACCGACGCCGACCGGAATGCCACCTTCGTGCGCGCGGCCGACCTGGCCTACCCGCTGGGTCCCGCCTCGGCGCGGCCGTACCTCGATCACGCGGTGCTGGAGCGCGCGCTGGTCGAAACCGGGGCCGACGCGGCCTGGGTCGGGTGGGGGTTCGTGGCGGAGGATCCGGCGTTCGCCGAACTGTGCGAGAAGATCGGAGTCACGTTCGTCGGGCCGAGCGCGGAGGCGATGCGCAGGCTCGGCGACAAGATCGGCGCCAAGCTGATCGCGGAGGAGGTCGGCGTCCCGGTCGCGCCGTGGAGCCGTGGCGAGGTCGCCACTCTGCAGGAGGCGCTGCGCGCGGGTGAGGAGATCGGCTACCCGCTGATGCTCAAGGCCAGCGCAGGCGGCGGCGGTCGCGGCATCCGGATGGTCGCCTCGGCCGAGGACCTGGCCGAGGCATACGAGCGCACCAGCCAGGAGGCGCTGCGCGCGTTCGGGTCCGGGGTGGTGTTTCTGGAGCGACTGGTGACCGGGGCGCGCCACGTCGAGGTGCAGGTCATCGCCGACGGCCAAGGAGGCGTGTGGGCGCTGGGTGTGCGTGACTGCTCGGTGCAGCGGCGCAACCAGAAGATCATCGAGGAGTCGGCCTCCCCGGTGCTGGGCCCGGAGCAGACGGCGGAGCTGAAGGCGTCGGCCGGGCGGCTGGCCGTCGCGGTCGGCTACCGCGGCGCCTGCACGGTTGAGTTTCTCTACCATCCGGGGGAGAAGCTGTTGGCCTTCCTTGAGGTCAACACCCGGCTGCAGGTCGAGCACCCGATCACCGAGATCACCACCGGCACCGACCTGGTACGCCTGCAGCTGCATGTGGCCGGCGGCGGCAGGCTGGTAGGTCCGCAGCCGGTCGAGGCCGGTCACGCCGTCGAGGCCCGGCTCAACGCCGAGGATCCCGACCGCGACTTCGCGCCGGCGCCCGGCCGCATCGCCCGCCTGGTGCTGCCCGCCGGGCCCGGCATCCGCGTCGACACCGGCGTGAGCGAGGGTGACACCATCCCGGCCGACTTCGACTCGATGATCGCGAAGATCATCGCCTATGGCAGCGACCGCGAGCAGGCGCTGGGCAGGTTGCGCCGGGCGCTGGCCGACACCACGGTGATCATCGAGGGTGGTGCCACCAACAAGAGTTTCGTCCTGGATCTGCTCGACCAGCCGGAGGTGATCGAGGCCGGCGCTGACACGGGCTGGATCGATCGAGTGCGCGGCGAGGGCCGCCTGGTCAGTCACCGGCATTCGGCGGTCGCGCTGGCCGCGGCCGCCATCGAGGCGTATCTGGATGAGGAGGAGGTCAGCCGGCGCCGGCTGTTGTCCACCGCGTACGGCGGGCGTCCTCAGGTCCGTCACGACCCCGGCCGGCCGTTGGACCTGAAGTTGCGTGGTGTCGGTTACCGGCTGAGCGTCGCCAGGGTCGGTCAGCAGCGTTTCCGGGTGAACGTCTCGGGGGCCGCGGCCGATGTGGAGGTGGAGCGCTTTGACGCGCACAGTGGCCAGATCGTGGTCAATGGTCACCGTTACCGCCTGGTGTCGGCCACGCACGGGCCGATCCATCTGATCGAGGTCGACGGTGTCACGCACCGGGTCAGCCGTGATGAGGGCGGTGTGGTCCGTTCTCCGGCGCCGGCGCTGGTAGTGGCGGTCCCGGTGTCGGTGGGCGAGGAGGTCCAGCCGGGCGCGGCGGTGCTGGTGCTGGAGTCGATGAAGATGGAGACGGTGCTGCGTGCGCCGTTCCGGGGCCGTGTCCGCGAGTGTCCGGTAACTGTCGGTAGTCAGGTGGAGACCGGCGCGCCGCTGATGCGGTTGGAACCGTTGGGCGATGAGGTCCGGGAGGAGGAGATCGGCGGCGCCGTCGAGGTCGACCTGCCGGCCGAGCCCGTTGGCGTGTCGGCGGGCGACCGGGTCGAGCGGGGCCTGCAGGACCTGCGCAGCCTGCTGCTCGGCTTCGACGTCGATCCGCACGACCACAAGCGGGTGCTGTCGGACTATCTGGCCGCGCGTGCCGAGCTGGGCGGCCCGCTGCTGGAGGGCGAGCTGGAGCTGCTGACCGTGTTCGCCGACCTGTGCGAGCTGAGCCGCAACCGCCAGCGTGGCGGGGCCGCCACCGGTGGCGGGCACCTTCACAGCGCTCGGGAGTACTTCCACACCTACTTGCAGAGCCTGGACATCGAGCGAGCCGGGCTGCCGGAGACCTTCCAGGCCAAGCTCGCCAAGGCGCTGGCCCACTACGGCGTGACCAGCCTCGATCGCACCCCCGATCTTGAGGCCGCCGTGTTCCGTGTCTTCCTGGCCCAGCAGCGCGCCTCGACCGACGCAGGCCTCATAGCGACGCTGCTGCGCGAGTGGCTGCACATGACTCCGCCCGGCCAGAACCTGCGCGAGCGCGCAGGCCTCACCCTGGAGGGGCTGCTGTCGGCCACCCAGGTCCGCTTCCCGATCGTCTCCGACCTGGCCCGCGGCGTCGTCTACACCTGGTTCGTCCAACCGCTGCTGCGCCGCGACCGCGCCCGCGTTTACGCCGATGTCCGCAAGCACCTGCGCCACCTGGACGCCAGCCCCGATGCGCCCGACCGTGCCGAGCGCATCGCCGAGATGGTCCGCAGCACCGAACCGCTGGTCCGGCTGCTCGGCCAGCGCCTGGTCCGCCATGAGCTGGACAACGCGGTCATGCTGGAGGTGCTGACCCGGCGCCACTACGGCAACAAGGCCCTGTGCGCAGTACGCACCCGCCAAGCCGCCGGCTGCACGTTCGTCGTCGCCGAGCGCGCCGAATCCTGCGTGGCCTCCGCCGCGGTCAGCTTCGACGTCCTGGGCCGTACGCTGGACGGCCTGGCCGAGCTGGCCGCCGACGCGGAGGTCGTCGACGCCGACATCTATCTGTCCTGGGAGGGCCAGCCGGCCGACTTCGAAGCGATGGCGGCCGCACTGAGCGAGGTCGTCAACGCCCACCCGCTGCCGGGCCAGGTGCGCAGGCTCACCGCCATCGTCGCCGGCCGCGACGGGGCAGTGATGCACCACCACTTCACCTTCCGCCCCACAGGGACTGGGATGGCCGAGGACCGGCTGATCCGCGGCCTGCATCCCCATCTCGCCCAGCGTATGCAGATCGAGCGGCTCAGCAAGTTCGACCTCACCCGGCTGCCTTCCACTGACGAGGAGGTCTACCTGTTCCGATGCGTCGCCAAGGAGAACCCCGCCGACGAGCGCCTGGTGGCATTCACTCAGCTACGCGACCTGACCGAGTTACGCGATCAGGACGGCCACCTGGTGGCCCTGCCCGCGGCCGAGGAAGCTGTCACCGCCTGCGTCGACTCCATCCGCCGCGCCCAGTCACGCCAGCCCTCCGACAGGCGTCTGAGCGTCAACCGGATCGTCGTCTACGTCTGGCCGCCCAGCCGCGTCCGCCGCGATGAACTGGAGCCGATCGTACGGCGCGTGCTGCCGACGACCCTCGGCGCCGGGCTGGTCGAGACAGAGTTCATCGGCCGCCGGCGCGACCCCGAGACCGGCGAACTCACCAAGATCGCCGTGCGGATCGCGCAGGGTGCCGCCGGAGCAACCGAGCTGACCATCGGCGAGCCGTCCGACGAGCCCATCGAGCCGCTGGACGACTACCGGCACAAGGTGCTGCGCGCGGCCAGGCGCGGCAACATCTATCCCTACGAGCTGACCGCGATGCTGGGCGACTTCGTCGAGCACGACCTCGACGAGCACGGCACGCTGATGCCGGTCGAGCGGCCCAAGGGCAAGAACGCGGCGGGCATCGTGGCGGGCGTCGTCACCACGCCGACCGAGCGCCACCCCGAGGGCGTCACCCGCGTGCTGCTGCTGGGCGATCCGACCAAGTCGCTGGGCGCGCTGTCGGAGCCCGAATGCGCCCGGGTCATCGCCGCGATCGACCTGGCAGAGCGGATGCGGGTGCCGCTGGAGTGGTTCGCCCTGTCGGCCGGTGCCCGGGTGTCGATGACCTCGGGCACCGAGAACATGGACTGGGTCGCGGCCGCGCTCAAGCGGATCGTCACCTTCACCCAAGGCGGCGGCGAGATCAACATCGTTGTCGCCGGCATCGCCGTGGGTGCCCAGCCGTACTGGAACGCCGAGGCGACCATGCTCATGCACACGAAGGGCATCCTGGTGATGACGCCCGACTCGGCGATGGTGCTCACCGGCAAGCAGGCGCTGGACTTCTCCGGCGGCGTCTCGGCCGAGGACAACTTCGGCATCGGCGGCTACGACCGGGTCATGGGCCCGAACGGGCAGGCGCAGTACTGGGCGCCGAACCTGGCGGCCGCCCGCGACGTGCTGATGGCCCACTACGACCACACCTACGTGGTACCCGGCGAGTCCGGGCCGCGGCGGGCGCCCACCGCCGACCCCACGGCCCGGGACGTCTGCGACTTCCCGCACGCGATTCCGGGTAGCGACTTCGCCACGGTCGGTGAGATCTTCTCCGCCGAGCACAACCCCGACCGCAAGAAGCCCTTCGACATCCGCACGGTGATGCGGGCGGTGTCCGACCAGGACCATCCGGTGCTGGAGCGGTGGGCGGGCATGGCCGATGCGGAGACGGCCGCGGTGCAGGACGCGCACATCGGTGGCCGGCCGGTCTGCCTGATCGGCATCGAGTCGCGTTCGGTGCCGCGGCGTGGCTTCCCGCCCACCGACGGGCCCGACACCTACACCGCGGGCACGCTCTTCCCGCGCTCGTCGAAGAAGACCGCGCGGGCGATCAACTCCGCCTCCGGCAACCGGCCACTGGTGGTGCTGGCGAACCTGTCCGGGTTCGACGGCTCGCCGGAGTCGATGCGGAAACTGCAGCTGGAATACGGGGCGGAGATCGGCAGGGCGATCGTCAACTTCGAGGGGCCGATCGTGTTCTGCGTGATCTCCCGCTACCACGGCGGCGCGTTCGTGGTCTTCTCCAAGGCGCTCAACCCGAACATGACCGTGCTGGCGTTGGAGGGGTCGTTCGCCTCGGTGCTCGGCGGAGCCCCGGCCGCGGCCGCGGTGTTCGCCGGCGAGGTGAGCAACCGCACCGCGACCGATGCGCGGGTGAGCGACCTGCAGGCCCGCGTTTCGGCAGCCACTGGCGACGAGCGGGCGGTGCTCGGCGCACAGCTGGCCGAGGTGCAGGCAGCCGTCAGGGCGGAGAAGCTCGGCGAGGTCGCCGCGGAGTTCGACCGGGTGCACAGCATCCAGCGCGCGGTGCAGGTCGGCTCCGTGGACGCGATCATCAGCGCCGCCGAGCTCCGGCCCCGCATCATCGAGGCGATCGAGCGCGGGATGGCAGGCGGCCAACCCCATCTGCTCGATCATCTCGGCGGGCAGCCCCGGCCATTCGCGCCGGAACGTCTTGGGCGCCCCGGCTCATAG
- a CDS encoding DUF6875 domain-containing protein, with protein MTSPQVWTAAEAMAGLDHPRLPELRKILDWSQEFLTQGHPELGRSGPVCPFSAPSLRRGLFHFAVEEGEVSDDTIAAYRGLFLDTLEAVSPEHRELLTFVVVLPDIDGTTLDAMQRRLKKEYVAGGLMIGQFHPSCAEPGLWNADFRPLRSPIPLLAIRTMLAFDLPFLWEEEGHLNSYLERFAGGIPARIRSHLVGRVVPTPHPRPAAVSAKPPVGLRRVPWR; from the coding sequence ATGACCTCTCCCCAGGTGTGGACGGCCGCCGAGGCGATGGCCGGACTCGACCATCCCCGGCTGCCGGAGCTGCGGAAGATCCTGGACTGGAGCCAGGAGTTCCTCACCCAGGGCCACCCCGAGCTGGGCCGCTCGGGGCCGGTCTGCCCGTTCAGCGCGCCGTCGCTGCGCCGCGGCCTGTTTCATTTCGCGGTGGAGGAGGGCGAGGTTTCCGACGACACCATCGCGGCTTATCGTGGTCTTTTCCTGGACACGTTGGAAGCAGTTTCTCCGGAGCACCGGGAATTGCTGACTTTTGTGGTGGTGCTGCCAGATATCGACGGGACCACGTTGGATGCAATGCAGCGGCGGTTGAAAAAGGAATATGTGGCGGGCGGGCTGATGATCGGCCAGTTCCACCCCTCATGCGCGGAACCGGGATTGTGGAACGCGGATTTCCGCCCGCTGCGCTCGCCGATCCCGCTGCTGGCGATCCGTACGATGCTCGCCTTCGACCTGCCCTTTCTGTGGGAGGAGGAGGGTCACCTGAATTCCTACCTGGAGCGCTTCGCCGGCGGCATTCCGGCCAGGATCCGCAGCCACCTGGTGGGCCGGGTTGTGCCTACGCCTCATCCGCGGCCGGCGGCGGTCTCAGCGAAACCTCCGGTCGGCCTTCGCCGCGTACCCTGGCGGTGA
- a CDS encoding DUF6461 domain-containing protein: MPSGTWITHERYAGLRISGFSVIFVRDRDSASLLGALDLRTPVDVASMLTPGGPFIASVHAHPAGTITVERGGYMGALHPIMESLSTGAAAAGVSRTFETDVYFAYAENGEVISAFTIDDPATRRGRSPDTIAAHIADLGFPTFDDDLEEDENEDEEEDIYAATPGKRQLALCCALALATRLTGLRLTEDLLATQVPRYPTSSLYSAGGVATPAI, from the coding sequence ATGCCGTCCGGCACGTGGATAACCCATGAACGCTACGCCGGGCTGCGGATTTCCGGATTTTCGGTGATTTTCGTGCGCGATCGGGATAGTGCATCGCTGCTAGGAGCACTGGACCTACGTACGCCAGTGGATGTGGCAAGCATGCTCACTCCAGGAGGGCCTTTCATCGCGTCCGTCCACGCTCATCCGGCAGGCACCATCACGGTCGAACGTGGCGGTTACATGGGCGCCCTCCACCCCATCATGGAGAGCCTGTCCACCGGCGCGGCAGCCGCCGGCGTCTCACGGACATTCGAGACCGACGTCTACTTCGCCTACGCGGAAAACGGCGAGGTGATCTCCGCCTTCACCATTGACGATCCGGCAACCAGGCGCGGACGCTCGCCCGACACCATCGCGGCCCACATAGCGGATCTCGGCTTCCCAACTTTCGACGACGACCTTGAAGAAGACGAGAACGAAGACGAAGAAGAGGACATTTACGCCGCGACACCCGGCAAACGGCAACTCGCTCTATGCTGCGCGCTGGCCCTGGCCACCCGCCTGACGGGACTTCGGCTGACGGAAGACCTGCTGGCGACGCAGGTACCCCGCTACCCGACCTCGTCACTCTATTCCGCAGGCGGAGTCGCTACCCCGGCGATCTGA